The nucleotide sequence ACATCACAAATTACCCATCATGCCTTGCTGGCGAAAGCAAAGAGCATGTGCAGTTGAGTTttcccttaagccccgcctccaatcTCCCTCACTCAGCTCAGTAGAATGAATGGACAGAGAAAATACATCTGGATTCAGCTTTTagcgcattttacaacttttaaTGCCTAATGATtcaaataagggctatacaagttttattactgggtagtttatttagttaaaaGATTGACAGAAATGTCATTCCCAATGTAGGACGTTGCTGTATTTACTTTGGTTAGAATGTTGCTGTATtactgcatcaaatataatacaaatatgttaAACGCAAACAGttagtaaaataagtattttgtTAACTGAAGGTTTGTATTAAGCaagtttttattgtgttaactgtatatgtatttatgctttttagatttactttctctctttctctgtccgtCTGTTTTAGAAACtgaaaggaagagagagacgtcacagttgtcagcaatgtgacaaATCCTTTACAACATCTGCACATTTAAAGTGCCACCTGCGTATTcatacaggagaaaaaccgtacagctgtgaagagtgtgggaaaacattcactacatcaggtgctctcaaaacacatcaccgtattcacactggagaaagaccgtacagctgtgaagagtgtgggaaaacattcACGACATCAGgtgatctcaaaacacatcaccgtattcacactggagaaagaccgtacagctgtgaagagtgtgggaaaacattcAATACATCAGGtgatctcaaatcacatcaccgtattcacactggagaaagaccgtacagctgtgaagagtgtgggaaaacattcCAGAACTTAGGTAATTTTCGAAGACATCatcgtattcatactggagaaaaaccttattggtgtgaagagtgtgggaaaacgttcactcaatcaggtgctctcaaatcacatcaccgtgttcacacaggagaaaaaccgtacagctgtgaagtgTGTGGGAAAACATTCCAGAACTTAGGTAATTTTCTAAGACATcatcgtattcacactggagaaagacCTTACaactgtgaagagtgtgggaaaacattcactacatcaggtgctctcaaatcacatcacctTGTTCACACTGGAGACAAACCATAGGAGTgtaaagagtgtgggaaaacatttTCTCTAAGTATTCACCTTAAAGTCCACAAGCGAATCCACACTGCATTGTTTTGAACAACTATGAGAGCCAAGCTAGCTGTTTCCTCCTCCTGAAGTCCTGAGAGCTGTATTGTTATATTTTAAGAGTCTTTTTTAATTGAAGTCTGACTAATAGACTTCAATTCACAGAGTCAGTCTCATTTTATGTCCCTGGACAAGCCCTGAGGTCCTCCTCGGCTTTTTAAATATCCCTAAAGtcccccaaaataaaatgggtGAGGCTTTTATCCACTATGCTCCCAAATTGTGGAACACCAGGAAATATCAGAGAGgctcagtggacatttttaaatgCCAGCTAAAGACACATCTCTTTAGATTAGCTTATTATTAGCAAACCCCCACTTTAAATGGTCTTGTAGTCTTTATTATTTACCTACTTTTATCTTAttagttttttttaacagttttcaataacatttatttttacattcttttattttacattttaatagtttaacattaATTAGAATTATGACGTTTTTATTACTATtcatttgtttttctgttttacctatatgttcactttattttataGGGTTGTATATTGTTGAATCTATTCACTTGTCTTGTGTCTTATCTTTCTGAGAGAAATCATAATTTAGTTTTCATAATCCTTCTCCTCTGGGCTGCTTGTGTGACGTGTGCAGCAGGTGTAGTGtggtgtctctgtgtgagacctgTTAGTTTAACGTGTTCATTGTTAGGAGATGTGCTCCAGTTTATCTTTGTGCATTGAGTACTTCAGTCTCTTTCTTTTAGGAGAAAGTTGTTCTCAGTTCATCTTAAGTTTGTTTTGTAAATTGGCTTGTGAGCCTTATTCCTTTTCAAAAACATAAACAttatctactaattttgccaaATCAGTTTCCtctctcttttttctctctcctggttatttttatattttgttacttCCCTTTGTACCCCTAGTTTAGGAGGGAATGTAAcactgtatttaatttgttattatcATACCTTTTACCTCCTTGTGTAACttaaccttttaaaatgttatatttaGCTGCATGTATCTGTAAGGGTTTTAACATCTGAGGGGACTTTCTTGTTATGTATTGAACTATGA is from Pseudochaenichthys georgianus unplaced genomic scaffold, fPseGeo1.2 scaffold_167_arrow_ctg1, whole genome shotgun sequence and encodes:
- the LOC139432877 gene encoding zinc finger protein 723-like — its product is MASAAPEDLPENRESLTASGDTGTPGGDTGMTGSGKTTFVQKLKGRERRHSCQQCDKSFTTSAHLKCHLRIHTGEKPYSCEECGKTFTTSGALKTHHRIHTGERPYSCEECGKTFTTSGDLKTHHRIHTGERPYSCEECGKTFNTSGDLKSHHRIHTGERPYSCEECGKTFQNLGNFRRHHRIHTGEKPYWCEECGKTFTQSGALKSHHRVHTGEKPYSCEVCGKTFQNLGNFLRHHRIHTGERPYNCEECGKTFTTSGALKSHHLVHTGDKP